The sequence ACAATGCTTATTTTACTCTACTGCCCACAGGTTTTAATATAAGATTCAGCAAATGTATATGGGttctaaaatttaatttaaaatcatcATGGTTCTCCTTAAAGGATATTCTTTTGTAGATATGGGTGTTCAAATGCAAGCAGAGAACAACTCCTTTGACCACCATAAAATGTCCAAGTGTAGGAAGGAGTGTTGGCATTATTTTAACATCAACACATAAACCGAAAAAAATTATCACTATACATCAAGTTCTGTACATTAATGAGTATTTATACAAATACCATCCACCAAATATTGGCTTCTAAGGACAGTTCTAAAGTAAGAGTGATTCACCTGGGATAATCTAACTTCCAGCAAGGCTAGTACTTAAAAGGGACATTTTAGGTTACTCTGAACATCCACATAGAGCACAACATGTTTTACATGGTGTGCAGAATTCTCTCACTGTATGTGAAGATTAATGAGGCTTAAATTAAGTAGTAAAATGAAGCTTGAACAACATCGTCTGTGGTGTTGTTACATCAGCAACTGCAAGTTCCTGACCATCCACGAGCCCCAACTCTGaaataggagaaaaaaaaaaaaaaaaaaagttgtatgcAATAGATCTatgctcaattaaaaaaaaaaaaaattaaaactgagtTACAGTTCTACAAAGGCTTAAACAACACTATCAGAATTCAGTTATATGTAATTCATTAGCTATAACAACCTCAGTGTTAATTCAACCAAGAAGATGACTAGCAGAAGATATTTGTCAACAACAAGGAAAATGTAAGTTTCCCAGCATCCTTTGCTGactcaaatatttttttctaatgacATCTGCCCAAATAATGAATGCTATTAAAGGAGTTAGTGCTCATCTCCAAAATAATTTTAACGACAAGGCTGACTGTATGAAAAGGAGTTAACCATATTCTACTGCAGGAATTAGTGAGTGAGGAGGTGGGTTATTACCCTCTTACAGGTTTATAGTATCCATGTTTGTGAATTAGAAGAGAATAGAAAATGAAGAGCAGCAGAACAGGAAGAGTGGAGGGAATGTAAGGAAAGGGGGTAACCGAGAAAAATTCTCTACTTCCTCCGTCTTCTGCAATTTAGTTTTTCTTTCCATAGAAGCAGACAGATAACTACATTGAAAATCCTGTTCTGTAGTAGGTAATTCTTACAGTTCCTCCTCCAAAAAAATCCCAATTAGGAGAGAGGAatggggaatcatagaatcatagaatatcagagttggaagggacctcaagaggtcatctagtccaaccccctgctcaaagcaggaccaattcccagctaaatcatcccagccagggctttgtcaagccgggccttaaaaacctccaaggaaggagactccaccacctccctaggtaacgcattccagtgtttcaccaccctcctagtgaaatagtttttcctgatatccaacctggacctcccccaccgcaacttgagaccattgctccttgttctgtcatctgccaccactgagaacagccaagctccatcctctttggaaccccccttcaggtagttgaaggctgctatcaaatcccccctcattcttctcgtctggagactaaacaatcccagttctctcagcctctcctcataagtcatgtgctccagacccctaatcatttttgttgccctccgctggactctttccaatttttccacatccttcttgtagtgtggggcccaaaactggacacagtattccagatgaggcctcaccaatgtcgaataaaggggaacgatcacgttcctcgatctgctggcaatgcccctacttatacagcccaaaatgccgttagccttcttggcaacaagagcacactgttgactcatatccagcttctcgtccactgtgacccctaggtcttcagcagaactgctacctagccattcggtccctagaaTAATAATCCCAGATACAAATAAATCAAATCCATTCGTTTTATGACAATCCAACAATCTGCATATTTGCACATATCTTAAAATGACTTCATCAGAtactaattttatttaatttatatgtaATTTTAAAGATTTGTTGCTTAAAGTGCTCCTATTATTGCAAAATGTGCAATATGTTCTACAGAGGCATTAAACAAAACAGCACTAAAACTGAGTAATCATATCTCTGATTTATATGTATGTCTTGATATTCTGCGTGACTCAATTAGGCAATACCTTTCAGTGTCTTAGAAAGATTTGGCCTTGTTCGTTCTTCAATTGAAGCTACCGtctgtaaaataaaacattttttttaaattaaaccaagCCAAACTTAAATGAAAATGAGTTAACTAAGCAAAAGCAAGCAAGTACTGATCACCTGTAAATAGAGTGTTTTATTCCCCCCATACACAGTTGCTGTGATTGCTGGAGATTTCATTTGCCTGTATGAAAAACATGAAAGTAAAATATGAGAGCTATCAGGATAAAATGCAGTTTGAAAAATCAAATTTTAACATGCTGCAAACTTCAAATTTCTAAAAACTAATCAAAGAAATCAGAATAGTTGCACACTTACAATGAAGCATTATTTGTCAAATAATCCAAGACCTCCTGCAGTTTTGCTGATGGAGGGAACTCTATATTTTGAGGGAgttggctgcaggcaggacaattctcctaccaaaaaaaaaaagtgtagtaATAAAGCTTATACTAATAGACTTTTTCAAATATACTTATATCAGTACCAGTAATGATGTAAAATGTAGATCTTCGCTATTACAATTATTTGCAAAATTTATAAACGCGTGGATCTAGCAAAATTAATACTTCTGTGAAGATTAAGTACCCAATCCAATActctgtgaagtcaatgggaacctttTCAtcaacttcaaagggctttgaatcaggtTGTTAGTCACTAACATACAACAATACATATAAAAAGGTACAGTCAATCTGTATTCTGTTTGGTTTCAAGTTTAGGGTTAATCCTGTATGTTACTGAATTAACTATGTTGTCCTAACCTCTTAATGCCAACAGTTGCTGTTGTGTCCTTAAGGCTATGTACTTTGTTCTGTGAATTATGATTCTTGATGTCAGAGGGTTAATATTTCCTTGATCCTGCTTTCCAGGTTCAGCAACTGTTTTCCTCCAGCTATATTAGCAAAAGCAATTGCCAGAGTTAGGGATTTAGTCACCTGGCTCACCTTTCTAGACAGGGATTGCTACTTTAAACACTGGATGCAGCAACAACGCTAACACAAATAGCTGGTGGAGAATACTTCCTGCATGTGGAACTTCTTCCCCCAGTCACTGAGAAATTTTGGCCCAACAGATATAAATATTTCTTAAATAAAGCATcagtattttgtatttattttatgatGGGCATTGGTAATTTGGTGTGTGATAGGTGGATCCTAGGCCTACCCCAACTATCAAATGCTCCTCTTTCTAATGCAGTTGTTGCCTGGCTGCTTGGCaccagcacagtaacatctggagGACCAATGGAAAGATTTCTTCCCACAGTAACAGCACAGTGCCCAGGGTTgtctaaagcaacagagggtcctgtggcacctttaagactaacagaagtattgggagcataagctttcgtgggcaagaacctcacttcttcagatgggttGTCTAGTACACTTGCCATACCCCAGACATCTGATGTACCCCCAGATCAGCAACTGACCTTCATTTATTCCCCTTGAAAGCTGAATAGTCTAGCTGCTCTCTGTGGATCTAGCACATCACTGCCTACAAGGCCAACCCTCGCCCCAAAAATATCCTGTATACTCATCAGGCTACTCCTCCATGGGAAAGAAGTCAGACATACTGTTACTTCTATTTTTATACAGAACTTGGGAGATATTTAGATACTACATGGTGGGGACCAGAATTGAATTTTAAGTTCAGCAAATAAGTAAGTAGCTACTATTGCAACAGGTGCTATAAAAATCAGGAAACAACCCAGCCAGCCCAAGAGGTTCTTCTGTAATAGGACTAACCTTTCTTTCAGCTTCAAATGTATATGTGTATAATCCATCTACATCATTGAACACCAAGTAGTTATTAAGAGGAATGTATGCACTGCAATGAGAAATGTGTTAGTGTTTATACAAATAAGTTTgttgaaaatatttatattaaaaacaacaaattacCTTGTTGCTATTTTAAAAACTTCAGTGGCGCATAcagctggaaaaagaaaaaaaacagttgcTTTGTTCTCAATCTCAAAATATACACAACCACACAATCGAAATTGATTGAACCAATTGAAAGGTTTCTCAGAGACTTAGCTGGTAGTACTACACACTAATATGTGGTGGACTTGGTAGTCATCTGAGACAGTCTTGGAGATCTGCACTGTACTTTTTATCTCTACATTTTTGAGGTGTCAGTGCAACCTCCAAAACTTTTGCTTACTCTCAAGTCACAGAAAGTACTCAGAATTATGCAAGATCATGTGTAGCTGCCATGTAGAGAAAATGGGATAATAAAAGGAAAAGTTAGCTAACTAGAAAACCCCTACACTACCCACTCTCACCCTCTAGTCCTTAACTGCTACCTCATGAAAAAGCTCACTACCCCAAATGGATGGGCAAAGTAAGGGAAACTTGTACTCAGATGCCTGGGAACCTTCTAATGAAAGCCAAAGATTTTCCTTTCGGCATTACTGTACCTGCAATGACTGCATTTGTAGAAGCTACAGCTGGAATGATCCGCTTAACAACCCCTACAAAGACAAAACATACAGCATTAAGCCTTTTCCAAAATAGTTTCCCCATATAAAGGACTATGTTAGCCAAAATTTGTGGTTGTTTTGACTGCAGCACTTTATACCCTAAATCACTTTACACACTTTCCTATATTGTGCATTTCTATAGCGTCTATCACTGTTGTATCTAAATGCTGTTGAAGTACCTTGGTATTTTTCTTGGTATTTATTGTTGCCATTTGCAAGAGGTTACTGTCCACACACACTCAACGAAATGCCAACTACTGCTCTCTCTTACCTTGAGTAAGTCTGTATGTAACACCCTTAATATTGAACTGTGATGCTCTTTCTAAAGATTGTTGGTAAATCCATTGTATATGATCAGGGTCATCTCCATCCAAAGGAACACTCTCTACAGGAAAATTAAAGATATACAGACACATTTATCTAAATTCATAATGGCTCTTCAACATCTACTTTTTTTGTCTACAAATTCTATATTTGTTTTAATCCAGTAGTCTTGGTGAGAATTAGCACGGTTTTGGAGATGGTGTTGGCAAAACAATTTAGTTATTAAAACTGATTTCCATACATTTTATGAGCCCTGATGCATAATTTATAGAATCTGCAAGGTCATGACATGGAGGCCATGACAGGGTGCATAGGGGAGTCATGGGCAGGGAACTatattgtggggtgggggaagaatagAACAGGGAAGGCTGGAGTgaacagaaaggggaaaaaaacctatgTGGGAAGAGGGAGCTGGTCTGGGGAGGATAAGGAATCCATTTACTGGCCTGGAGAGAAATCTCTCCAATACAGTCCATTCTATATGGCCAATTCCCGccagggaaaaaaaggaagatcCCTCCAAAGCTAACAAGTTCTGGAGAGTTTAATATTTGAGATTTGCTCAATGCCTTTTTAAACTCCTAAAGGAAACTTCCAGGATTAAAACGTTATTAAGCTAGAAATATCTATCATTTAGCTTAAAAGAGAAAAGGTATAATAATCAGTCTATTAACAAACGTCGGGTAGTTACATTAGATTGCTTCTCAATAATGGGCATTACATGAAGATTAtctgatttttgtttattttggggaTAGCAGCCAAGGGGCAGAGTTAATGTTAACTAACCTTAAGTGTGCATTTTCATACTccccaatattaatttttaagtATAACTAACTTTAAATGTACAGTTTtgttgctggggggaaaaaaaaccctgcacgTTCTCAAGAGTTGAGACCATATATTTTTAAGGGCGATGTTAAGATTATTAGACCAAATATTAGAActactttttttcttaaataattaCATGGACTTTGCAAGATTTGCATCTCTCTTCACATCCCCTGAAAGTctcaatacttttttttccccccctcaagaAGTACGCAAATATCAGCAATCATAATCAAACATAGCAGCAAAGTTATAGGTCTACACAAGGGAAACAAAAgttcagaaaaaatatttaagcTTTCAAGGGTTTATTATGAATGGCAAATAAAAGCCAGTTTTAAAAATTATGAGATACTTTGACAGTGATATAGTATTAAACTCATTAAAATAATCTAAATAACCATTCAAAGTCAGTAAACCACTGTCACAAACTAAGTTTATTATTACTGTAATAAGCAGTGAAAACCATAACAAGCTACCATAACATGAATCAGTACATATCAATTATTCAGCATAATAAAAGGGCCTTTCTCAATGGAACCATTCACACAACAGACATTCAGTCCGAAATTATACATCTGTGTATTTCTACATTAGCAATAGACAGTTTCATTACTGGCTTCTAACAATCATGTCTGTTCTTTTTTCTGCTGATGGCAGTTGTGGATTAGTAAAAAAGAGAATAAGCAACGTGTGATAAACAAGAGATCAATAACTGTTTATTCAACATGATCAGTCTATTGTTTTCTTTCTAATGCAGTTGTAAAATATTTGCTTCAGGCTGAAAACCGACACACAGGATTTTAATCCAAGAGTGAAGTTAGGCCAGTGGTTGTTGGTAAGATAAAgtgcaaaattaaaacaaactgtTTACTGAATTAAAGTATGATTTTACACCTCTTACTTTGCAGCAAGTGTTTTGATTATTTAAAAGTCACATCAGAtcattgatttaaaataaaataaaataaaatgcagtgcATTGATTACCTCCAAAAGGATGTTCCTTGGGCCATTGCAATATCCTGACATATTCAATACAATGTTCTGGCAGCCTGGGCATAGATGCAATAGTACACATGGGGAAATTGATCTGATGAGGAAAGATCATAAAATGATTTAACATATATTCtgtgagggagaggagagaatggAGAAGTGGCAGAAATGGAAcacacagaggaaaaaaaaatcaatgattttagtTACCTGAGGTGGATAAAGTTCAAGTGTGCATTCAATACAAGCTGTCATTCCAGGAATAATCACACGAGCGTTTCCTTTAAAGCCTTCTGTTCCTCCATCTATCAAAGGTATGATGGAACTTGGATCTAACATGCCATCTTCATAGTTTAAAAATGACATCTGTTAAAATTACAAGTTTGTACAAGTTGCATAAAAAATTATACCAGATCCAAAAAGTTCCTTTGAAATCATCTATTACTTAAAGATATAATACAACATGGCATGCTAAAAAATATTCGGTATTGTAATTATAATAATCTATACATCCTCCCACTTTCATATTTGTTATTAGATACACAAGACTTAAACCTCAAATTAATTTCTCATCGAATGTTGTTCCTACAGTCAAGTAGAACAGCAATGTTATTAAACCtgcagaaataaaaaataaaaaaaaataattcacccACCATTATATATGACCAAAATACAAACTAGCCTGTTATTTATGCTTAGATATAAATATTGCACAGTATGTACTGTATATTGTACAGACATCAAGGGAATATGCAGACCAAGATTCCTTCCTTATAAGTCCCATAAACTGTATTATGCCTAAATACTTAGCACTTTACATCTGCAAAGCGCAATAAAACATTAGCCAGCCCAACCTCCCAAAACATATGTGGAGGTAGGTACATAACTTATCACCCTATcgtacagatgaggaaacagacacagaaagCTGACATATGGTAGGTGACTGAGCCATTTCAAGATGAAACATAACAGCTAAGCATTTCCAGTATTGTTTGTTTCTGAAAGAGTTCAGTGTGTGTTCACAATTCAATCGGATTTGATTAAGTAAGTATAGTATGCCCACACACTGAATTCTCTCCGTTACTGTCAAGATCCATAGAATCACAGGCCTTTTTAAGCAAGTGGTGTTTAATAAAGAAAATAGCTACAACTATGGACACAAACAGGCTTTCACCTACAACAGTTCCAGTTTTGTCACCTTTGTTTACAAGGAACCACACTCTGCTTAGAAGTCTATACTGCAGACATCGAAGAACACACTGCAAATTCACATAATTCAATTTTATCAGTTGACTACTTGTTGCTCAGCTCCCTATTTTCCAACTCCTCACAAGCCAAACATCCATCAACAGTACAATGTCCGCATCTATTCAAGAATCCTGCTGAAGCCGTTAAATACATGCAAGAATCACATATGTAAACTCTGTATCCTCTCAGACGACATGGACATTTTCAGGAGTGGTATTCGTAGTGGCAAAATCAGTTTCAGACATTTGTGCAAGAATTCTTGGCTTTCTCAGGACATTGCATCCACATTCATGCCTAGCTCAGGTGGCTGCCATCTTTTATTGACCGAGAAATATTTTTGGACCATCACATGTCTAATCACTTGTGAAACAGGCTTGTGCAAGAAACCAGCGATGAGGAACAGTGGCTAGAACACCTCTAATGAAGgagacttgtgtgtgtgtttctctctctcacaagAACTCATACCAACACACAAGTTCTAATCCACTCAAAGAGAAATCCACTTTCCTTGTGGAAGCCGACAACTGTGGGCAACCATTGCTCACTGGGACACGTGGGATTTGGAAAGCCCACAAAAGGGGGCCTGTGTGCTGGAGGTGTGTATCACAGAAGATCAGTTTTACAGAGGAATGTGATCAACATAAATGTCCCCCAAAATTATTTCTTGAGCTAGCTTTCACTAACTGCATTAGAGCTGTAGATGGCACCATTCTGTGCTCACTCAAGCAATGTAGATATTGACTGAAAAAATCTACTGGCCTCGTGGGAAcacaagccctggtggatcataCAAACATACTGTTCAGCGTTAGGCTGGCCTGACAAAATACATGATTGAGCTAATTGTCAAGAATTCTAGATTGCTCTGGAATGTACAAAAATGCACTCTTTTCGCCCTACACCATATACCGTAATTGTGTCTGCCCCATGATTACTACATAGTGACAGGTGTTACTTCAACTAGTTGGTTCAGCAAAGCCAGAACGGCTGCAGCCTTAAGGCAAGATGGAGACACCTTCTGAAGAGAAATTACACTGCTACTGATAAGGTCATCTGCTCACTTATTTTGCATTTATGAAAGCAAAAGGGAAATGTTCACTAGtgagtggacagagcaggcagatGCAGATTTGGCATTTCACCAGCCAGATCCAGATGCTTTGGTTAAGGATATCACAAACGCTGCCAGTAAGCAACATGCTAATATTAGGGATGCCCTCCGCTAGTATTTTGCAAGTGAAGCAAATGGGAATGACAATGCTGATCGTTATAATCACAGTCAATTTACTTCTTACACTAGTAACAGTTAATCAATACTTTTTGATGGTGAGCTTGAGAGAGGATACAACTCCACTAAATCACTTGTACATGAAACAAAATCATCTcacacaatatatattttaaaacaagttttattcaACTATAAAAAACTGAACATGTGCAAGGGGAAACACAACAATCATGTGTCTTCACAGTGCCCAAGGTCAGACATCACAACAACAAATagggggtgggaagaaggaagTGGGCAGGTAATAGAACTACAGACGGTGATGCTGGAGATTGGCTGAGGACTAGGCTGTCACAGCTGTCCTGTTGGAAGGCAAGCCAGGAAGTGAGAAAGAGTAGGTATTCCAGGGCAAGGGGAACACTCATGAAGGCATCACTGCTAGAGGGATCTCTGCTGGAACAAGCCTGGTCGTAGACACAGTCAGGCTGAGAATGTCaggcattcattttttaaaaaggctcaccCTATTCCCCATCATCTGCTGCACTGCCATGGAATGCTATCTCCAGCCAGCTTATTTTCTTTTCATGTTCCATATAGTTTTGTAGTCTCTGATCCTTCAGCTCCTACACTGTCAGATTTCCACACTCTAAGCTGTTCTCAATAAACAGCTAAATTTGTCAAGCTCACTTCTTCTGTCATCTCCTCTTCTTGGGCTCCAGCAATCAAGCTTCCCTCTGTAACTCAGGGAAGCTATCAATACTTGATCTCTTCTTATGAAAGTTGTTGATCTGATCTTAACATTACACTCCTTTGTTCTTGCTAACATATGCTGTCTCCTCCCCATTCTAATAgcaacttttggggggggggggaatgaaaagcagcagGGTTAACAGGGATATTTAATTTCTCTTAATCTTAATCTGTCTCACTGGCAGCTGCCCACCACTAAAATAGGGAGAACTAAAATTTGAAATAAGTGTCCTTTTTGCAAGAATAGAGGTAACTTTTGCGAGGAGAATAAGGGGGTGTTCAGTTTAGCACAAGGTCTTACACACATTTACTGTTAAATACACTGGTGAATACTGTGGTTCTGTATATCCTGAAATCAAAGGCCCTAGGTTACCTCAATACAATTTGGATTAGTTTTTCAAGTTATCAGTGCCGAGACCCTGGTTTAGGGAGGGGTCATGAAAGGCTAGTTTGCTAACAACCTCATTGCTGAGCTACAGGAGTCAACAACCAAGCATTTCACGACTAACACCCAGAGACTGGAGAAAGACTGTAGCTAAAATAAACTGTTATCAGCACTAGTTACATGATTTAGTCCTATTGGACAGAGATTCGACTGATCCACTCAGGTCACTGATGTCTACTAGCTACAAAGTACAGTAAGTGGATTTGGCTTTAATACCATCAATGGGTATTTGAAACTTTTACATTTTAATATCTTTTTCATGCTGCTTTAGTGCTATTATATGGGGCACAGTACTCAACGGGAAGCATGGGGTCACTGGAATTTCTATGCTTAAAGGTCGCCAATCTGACAACATAAGATggagttgttgtagccatgttggtcccaggatattagagagacaaggtaggtgaggtaatatcttattaACCCAAatacttggtccaataaaagatattacctcaaccaacTTGTCTCTCTACCAGTAGAAAGAATAGAAAGGCAGGATCTGGCTACGAGAatgatggtgggggaggggattgtgaAGGGCAGCATGCGCCATCACATTTTGTGGGGGAAGAAAAATATCGATCTTTTGGCCAAACAGCACTCGTAGGAGGGGCTCAATACTCTGCTCACTTGCTCCCCATGGATGTGGAAAGAGTGAAGACTTCCAGCCTCAATGGCCGCAGCATCTGTCCACACAACAGCAATGAATCACTAACATATGGACCTCATTTCTCTCAACTCAAGCATACAGTTAAGTTATAAACAAACACTACACCTTACCTGGAGAGTCTGCTCCTTCCTCTATTCCAACACTGTTAGCTGGGATCTACAACAGCAGATCCATAAAGTCCAGGTTCATGACCTGCCAGTCCAATTTCTGCTGATCAATTCACTTCTCCTGCCCCACCAGGATGCCTCTCTATTGTCCAATGACATGGGAGGCTCAGTGAATGTCTTGGCCCAAGGCTATGTTTTAACATGTTGTAGATGGGGAAAGGTTTGCCTTCCTTCCATAGACATTCGTGTGTTGTTCTGGATCCAAATGAACTACACTTTCACGCTCTTAATTTTATCCCAGTACTGCTTTGCATTATGCCTTATTCCAAGCTTGACCAGATGCTGTGACATGTGGCATAAACAAAAGTGCCCTGGAATGAGAATCAGCTCAGAATGGATCCCCTCATCACTCCAGATATTGAGAACAGCCCTAACACATTTGGCTCAGCTGCACAATCATAGGACAACTGTTGCTAAAGGTATTTCCGAACCAAATGCAGAAGCTAGCACAAGAACACAGTGATTGCATAGAAGTGAATGATTACAAAGTTCATGTTTTGTTATGGCAGGTGATTGTAGAACATTATATACAGGTATAAAACTTCATGTAGGATTGCCATGGTATGCACTGAGCATGGGACACAAATGCCAAGGAGTCTTTGTCTAGAGAGATCACTGAAGGATGAGCAAGAGCACTATGGAATTGTGTTGGGAGGACTGATTAACTAGTGCAGGTGTAAACATCTCAGGTTTACACATGCAATGAAATGGTGCTGTTAAAGGCTCATATAATGTACTGGAGATGGTGCTATTAGACTCGTACTGGGATAGTTTGCTAAATTCTAAGGGGTGTGGCTGAAGACACACTCTTATACATTTGCCAAGTGCCATAATTTGTTCTGAGGCCTGGAGAGATTAAGTGAGTTATCAAAAtgttacacagcaagtcagttGTAGAGGCAGGACTGAAATTTAGGAAACCTTGGTTCCCAGTCCCATGCTCAAGTCCACTAGACCTTGCTGCCTCCTGTCAGAGTATTATCTTAACTCAAGAAAGTCCCATACTAAAAATAATTAGCTTTTTgggaccaaatcctgcttgctCTACACAACTGTGATAAGTCATGTTTacaaagagcaggatgtgcccttaGTGTATTATTTTTACCTGGTACCACTAAAATGCCATTGGAAAAATCACAGTTGTCTCACTCATGTACTATTAAGTGCATAGTCCCCAAAATAAAGTGTCAGAAGgttttgctgtttttttaaagaatttaagaATAAGATCCAAAGTAATACAAGATAAATATAAAAAACTCACAGGAGCAAGAAAATTCAAAGAAATAGAGGCAGCTCTATCTTTAACTCATCCCACTGAGTCAATGAATAAACACCAACACCAAGGAATAAAGTGGTGAGTAGTAA is a genomic window of Chrysemys picta bellii isolate R12L10 chromosome 7, ASM1138683v2, whole genome shotgun sequence containing:
- the UBA3 gene encoding NEDD8-activating enzyme E1 catalytic subunit isoform X2, coding for MADGEEPMAVDGGCGDTGDWEGRWNHVKKFLERSGPFTHPDFEPGTQPLDFLLNTCKVLVIGAGGLGCELLKNLALSGFRQIHVIDMDTIDVSNLNRQFLFRPKDVGRPKAEVAAEFLNNRIPSCAVVPHFKKIQDMDETFYRQFHIIVCGLDSIIARRWINGMLMSFLNYEDGMLDPSSIIPLIDGGTEGFKGNARVIIPGMTACIECTLELYPPQINFPMCTIASMPRLPEHCIEYVRILQWPKEHPFGESVPLDGDDPDHIQWIYQQSLERASQFNIKGVTYRLTQGVVKRIIPAVASTNAVIAAVCATEVFKIATSAYIPLNNYLVFNDVDGLYTYTFEAERKENCPACSQLPQNIEFPPSAKLQEVLDYLTNNASLQMKSPAITATVYGGNKTLYLQTVASIEERTRPNLSKTLKELGLVDGQELAVADVTTPQTMLFKLHFTT
- the UBA3 gene encoding NEDD8-activating enzyme E1 catalytic subunit isoform X1 — protein: MADGEEPEKKRRRIEELLADGMAVDGGCGDTGDWEGRWNHVKKFLERSGPFTHPDFEPGTQPLDFLLNTCKVLVIGAGGLGCELLKNLALSGFRQIHVIDMDTIDVSNLNRQFLFRPKDVGRPKAEVAAEFLNNRIPSCAVVPHFKKIQDMDETFYRQFHIIVCGLDSIIARRWINGMLMSFLNYEDGMLDPSSIIPLIDGGTEGFKGNARVIIPGMTACIECTLELYPPQINFPMCTIASMPRLPEHCIEYVRILQWPKEHPFGESVPLDGDDPDHIQWIYQQSLERASQFNIKGVTYRLTQGVVKRIIPAVASTNAVIAAVCATEVFKIATSAYIPLNNYLVFNDVDGLYTYTFEAERKENCPACSQLPQNIEFPPSAKLQEVLDYLTNNASLQMKSPAITATVYGGNKTLYLQTVASIEERTRPNLSKTLKELGLVDGQELAVADVTTPQTMLFKLHFTT
- the UBA3 gene encoding NEDD8-activating enzyme E1 catalytic subunit isoform X3, translated to MAVDGGCGDTGDWEGRWNHVKKFLERSGPFTHPDFEPGTQPLDFLLNTCKVLVIGAGGLGCELLKNLALSGFRQIHVIDMDTIDVSNLNRQFLFRPKDVGRPKAEVAAEFLNNRIPSCAVVPHFKKIQDMDETFYRQFHIIVCGLDSIIARRWINGMLMSFLNYEDGMLDPSSIIPLIDGGTEGFKGNARVIIPGMTACIECTLELYPPQINFPMCTIASMPRLPEHCIEYVRILQWPKEHPFGESVPLDGDDPDHIQWIYQQSLERASQFNIKGVTYRLTQGVVKRIIPAVASTNAVIAAVCATEVFKIATSAYIPLNNYLVFNDVDGLYTYTFEAERKENCPACSQLPQNIEFPPSAKLQEVLDYLTNNASLQMKSPAITATVYGGNKTLYLQTVASIEERTRPNLSKTLKELGLVDGQELAVADVTTPQTMLFKLHFTT
- the UBA3 gene encoding NEDD8-activating enzyme E1 catalytic subunit isoform X4, which codes for MDTIDVSNLNRQFLFRPKDVGRPKAEVAAEFLNNRIPSCAVVPHFKKIQDMDETFYRQFHIIVCGLDSIIARRWINGMLMSFLNYEDGMLDPSSIIPLIDGGTEGFKGNARVIIPGMTACIECTLELYPPQINFPMCTIASMPRLPEHCIEYVRILQWPKEHPFGESVPLDGDDPDHIQWIYQQSLERASQFNIKGVTYRLTQGVVKRIIPAVASTNAVIAAVCATEVFKIATSAYIPLNNYLVFNDVDGLYTYTFEAERKENCPACSQLPQNIEFPPSAKLQEVLDYLTNNASLQMKSPAITATVYGGNKTLYLQTVASIEERTRPNLSKTLKELGLVDGQELAVADVTTPQTMLFKLHFTT